One genomic segment of Rivularia sp. PCC 7116 includes these proteins:
- a CDS encoding sulfurtransferase, whose product MKHTSSIVSNQWLFENLNHPDIAIFDCRFSLANPQEGKQQYETSHIPGAYYLDLNQDLSSKVQQHGGRHPLPDIEEFSDKLSAMGVNYEETFVIAYDDSRFAFASRLWWLLRYLGHKQVAVLDGGFNGWLASEFPVTDILPTSCKGAFIPQPQTQMIVDRETVKNSKDSSHTALIDSRDNERYQGLREPIDKIAGHIPGAMNYPWKEVTDSNGYLLPREQQSQRWEKLENDREIIVYCGSGVTACVNLLSLDLAGINTGKLYPGSWSDWISYYE is encoded by the coding sequence ATGAAACACACTTCTTCAATTGTTTCTAATCAATGGCTCTTTGAGAATCTCAACCATCCCGATATTGCTATATTTGATTGTCGTTTCTCCCTAGCTAATCCACAAGAGGGAAAGCAGCAGTATGAAACTAGCCATATTCCAGGAGCGTATTATTTAGATTTAAATCAAGACCTTTCATCAAAGGTACAACAGCATGGAGGAAGACATCCTTTACCCGATATTGAGGAATTTTCAGATAAATTATCTGCGATGGGAGTGAATTATGAAGAAACTTTTGTAATAGCTTATGATGATTCACGTTTTGCTTTTGCATCTCGGTTGTGGTGGTTGTTACGCTATTTAGGACACAAACAAGTTGCAGTCCTAGATGGGGGTTTTAATGGATGGCTGGCATCAGAATTTCCCGTTACAGATATTCTTCCCACTTCTTGCAAGGGAGCATTTATACCTCAGCCGCAAACTCAAATGATAGTAGATAGAGAAACTGTAAAGAATAGTAAAGACTCATCTCATACCGCTCTTATAGATTCAAGAGACAATGAGCGTTACCAAGGTCTTAGAGAACCAATAGATAAGATAGCTGGTCATATTCCTGGCGCAATGAATTATCCTTGGAAAGAAGTAACCGATTCTAATGGTTATTTACTTCCCCGAGAACAGCAAAGCCAGCGCTGGGAAAAATTAGAAAATGATCGAGAAATCATAGTTTATTGCGGTTCAGGTGTTACAGCCTGCGTTAATTTACTTTCTTTAGATTTGGCAG
- a CDS encoding tRNA (5-methylaminomethyl-2-thiouridine)(34)-methyltransferase MnmD, which produces MTNQDFTPKLTADGSYTFFSEEFNESFHSHFGAKQESYFKYVVPTLLIEKAGLGVVRLLDICYGLGYNTATAIETIWEVNPECFIQVVALEVNPTVPQAAIKHQLFENYNSNSIDILTKLAFNFHVNTPSFKAELLIGDARDKINQVYQSGFKADAIFLDPFSPPQCPQLWTIEFLNLVSQCLQPDALLATYSCAAAVRTALLHCGLNIASTSPVGRKAPGTVAKLNSLCSIDKQTKDLNYYPHQFASLSQSEKEHLQTRAAIPYRDPKLIDSPEAIIKRRELEQQDSDLEATSRWRKRWL; this is translated from the coding sequence ATGACTAATCAAGATTTTACACCTAAACTCACAGCAGATGGCTCATATACTTTCTTTTCTGAAGAATTTAACGAATCATTTCATAGTCATTTTGGAGCCAAGCAGGAAAGTTATTTCAAGTATGTTGTTCCTACTTTATTAATAGAAAAAGCTGGATTAGGAGTTGTGCGATTATTAGATATTTGTTATGGGCTAGGATACAACACGGCAACAGCAATTGAAACAATTTGGGAAGTTAATCCTGAGTGTTTTATACAAGTAGTTGCTTTAGAAGTAAATCCAACAGTACCCCAAGCAGCGATTAAGCATCAATTATTTGAAAATTATAATAGTAATTCAATAGACATTTTGACTAAGTTAGCTTTTAATTTTCATGTCAATACACCATCTTTCAAAGCCGAACTGCTAATTGGTGATGCTAGAGATAAAATTAACCAAGTGTATCAATCCGGTTTTAAGGCTGACGCAATTTTTCTCGATCCTTTTTCGCCGCCTCAGTGCCCTCAGCTATGGACAATTGAATTCTTAAATCTAGTTTCTCAGTGTTTACAGCCAGATGCTTTACTAGCCACTTATTCTTGCGCTGCTGCTGTACGCACTGCACTTTTACATTGTGGATTAAACATCGCTTCAACTTCTCCGGTAGGTAGAAAAGCACCCGGAACTGTTGCAAAATTGAATTCTCTATGTTCCATAGACAAGCAAACAAAAGACTTAAATTATTATCCACATCAATTTGCTTCTCTCTCACAATCAGAAAAAGAACACTTACAAACTCGCGCAGCTATTCCCTACCGAGACCCAAAATTAATCGATTCCCCAGAGGCAATCATTAAACGGCGCGAACTCGAACAACAGGATTCCGATTTGGAAGCTACATCGCGTTGGCGTAAACGTTGGCTTTAA
- a CDS encoding two-component system response regulator — protein sequence MIQWKSNYTGSTELKVAGSNPTNRYNRVGKNHALPTESERHSSELSTHDLKVQQTDSEDSSNYGLKNTNSNLLFSATLQNKEYSLDCFENDVPKVLVVDDHAASRMTAVALLGMEGYEVIEAESGSVAVHLVSEKQPDLILLDVMMPEMDGFEVCQLLKQDEQTRLIPVIFITALNDRRSRIRGIEVGADDFLSKPFDRVELAARVKSLVRQKRLNEDLDHAEKALFSIARAIESRDPNTGDHCERLVNLGKAFGEYLGLSRNQVRDLMWGGYLHDIGKVGISDSVLLKKGKLTPAEWEEMRQHVLIGEQICQPLRSMRGVIPIIRSHHERWDGSGYPDGLKENEIPLLAQVFQMIDIYDALTSERPYKKAFTPTEALSIMMEETDKGWRDKKLMQQFTEFISTINHS from the coding sequence GTGATTCAATGGAAATCCAATTATACAGGTTCTACCGAGCTAAAAGTTGCTGGGTCAAACCCCACAAACCGATACAACAGAGTCGGTAAAAATCATGCCTTACCAACGGAATCTGAGCGTCATAGTTCGGAATTATCTACTCATGATTTAAAAGTACAACAAACTGACAGCGAGGATTCTAGTAATTATGGTCTGAAAAATACCAATAGCAATTTATTGTTTTCAGCAACCTTACAGAACAAAGAATATAGTTTAGATTGCTTTGAAAATGATGTTCCCAAAGTTTTAGTAGTTGACGACCATGCTGCTAGTAGGATGACAGCAGTAGCACTTTTAGGAATGGAAGGCTACGAAGTGATTGAAGCAGAAAGTGGTTCTGTTGCGGTGCATTTGGTCAGCGAAAAACAACCGGATTTGATTTTGCTTGATGTCATGATGCCCGAAATGGATGGCTTTGAAGTTTGTCAACTACTCAAGCAGGACGAGCAAACCAGGCTGATCCCCGTGATTTTCATTACGGCTCTGAACGATAGGCGATCGCGAATTCGGGGAATTGAAGTAGGAGCGGATGATTTTTTAAGCAAACCCTTTGACAGAGTGGAATTGGCCGCACGGGTTAAGTCTTTAGTTCGTCAGAAGCGTCTGAATGAAGATTTAGATCATGCAGAAAAAGCACTGTTTTCTATTGCAAGAGCGATTGAAAGCCGCGACCCCAATACCGGCGATCATTGCGAACGGCTGGTAAACTTAGGAAAAGCTTTCGGCGAATATCTTGGTCTTTCGCGCAATCAAGTTAGAGATTTGATGTGGGGAGGCTATCTTCATGACATTGGTAAGGTGGGAATTTCCGATTCGGTATTGCTCAAGAAAGGAAAATTAACACCTGCTGAGTGGGAAGAAATGAGACAGCACGTTTTAATTGGAGAGCAAATCTGTCAGCCGTTACGCAGTATGCGCGGAGTAATCCCCATTATCCGCAGCCACCACGAACGTTGGGATGGTAGTGGCTATCCTGATGGACTCAAAGAAAATGAAATTCCCCTCTTGGCTCAAGTGTTTCAAATGATTGATATTTATGATGCCTTAACAAGTGAAAGACCCTATAAAAAGGCTTTTACACCTACTGAAGCATTATCAATCATGATGGAAGAAACAGACAAAGGTTGGCGCGACAAAAAACTAATGCAGCAGTTTACTGAATTCATCAGCACCATAAATCACAGTTAA
- the glmU gene encoding bifunctional UDP-N-acetylglucosamine diphosphorylase/glucosamine-1-phosphate N-acetyltransferase GlmU, protein MVVVAILAAGRGTRMKSNLPKVLHSLGGKSLVERVIQSVEPLQPERRIAIVGYRAQEVKTALQPIPDVEFVEQTEQLGTGHAIQQLLPHLEGYSGDLLVLNGDVPLLRSETLTHFLQIHQENQNAATVLTAKLPNPKGYGRVFCDDKNVLQQIIEDKDCTAAQRENQRINAGVYCFRWKDLEKVLPHLQTNNAQKEYYLTDAVTKVTPVMAVDVEDFQEIGGINDRLQLSGAYDILQARIKEKWMKAGVTLIDSASITIDETVELEPDVIIEPQTHLRGNTVIKAGSRIGPGSLIENSLIGENVTAKYSVISDSTVQNSTQIGPYAHLRGHVEVGEKCRVGNFVELKNSKLGNGTKTAHLSYLGNTTTGTKVNIGAGTITANYDGVNKHKTTIGNNTGTGSNSVLVAPITLGNNVYVAAGSTVTDDVPDDSLVIARQRQTVKEGWKMKGKE, encoded by the coding sequence ATGGTAGTAGTAGCAATTTTAGCGGCTGGTCGCGGTACAAGAATGAAATCAAACCTACCAAAGGTTTTGCATTCTTTAGGCGGAAAATCTCTTGTCGAAAGAGTTATTCAAAGTGTTGAACCACTGCAGCCGGAACGTCGGATAGCGATTGTAGGTTATCGAGCCCAAGAGGTAAAAACAGCCTTGCAACCCATTCCTGATGTTGAGTTTGTCGAACAAACCGAGCAGTTAGGAACGGGTCATGCCATCCAGCAATTACTACCTCATTTAGAAGGGTATAGTGGGGATTTGCTTGTTCTTAATGGTGATGTACCGCTCTTACGCAGCGAAACTTTAACACATTTCTTACAAATCCATCAAGAAAATCAAAATGCGGCTACTGTTCTTACAGCAAAACTACCCAATCCTAAAGGATATGGGCGAGTTTTTTGCGATGACAAGAATGTATTACAGCAAATTATTGAAGATAAAGACTGTACTGCCGCTCAAAGAGAAAACCAGCGTATTAATGCTGGGGTTTACTGTTTTCGTTGGAAAGATTTAGAAAAGGTATTACCTCACCTACAGACAAACAACGCTCAAAAAGAATATTATCTCACTGATGCCGTTACTAAAGTTACCCCAGTTATGGCGGTAGATGTAGAAGATTTCCAAGAAATTGGAGGCATCAACGACCGCTTACAATTATCAGGTGCTTACGATATATTGCAAGCAAGAATCAAAGAAAAATGGATGAAAGCTGGCGTAACTTTGATCGATTCCGCCAGTATCACTATTGATGAAACAGTAGAATTAGAACCAGATGTAATTATTGAACCTCAGACTCACTTACGGGGCAATACAGTTATTAAAGCGGGAAGTCGTATTGGTCCGGGAAGCTTAATTGAAAATAGTTTGATTGGCGAAAACGTCACCGCCAAATATTCGGTCATTTCTGATAGCACAGTCCAAAATTCAACCCAAATTGGACCTTACGCCCACTTACGCGGTCATGTAGAAGTTGGTGAAAAATGTCGCGTAGGTAATTTCGTTGAATTAAAGAATAGTAAATTAGGCAACGGAACCAAAACCGCTCACTTATCTTACTTAGGAAACACAACCACAGGTACCAAAGTAAATATCGGTGCGGGTACAATTACAGCCAACTATGACGGTGTAAACAAGCATAAAACCACAATTGGTAACAATACCGGAACTGGCTCCAACAGCGTTTTAGTTGCACCAATAACCTTAGGAAATAATGTATACGTAGCAGCAGGTTCAACAGTAACAGATGATGTCCCCGACGACAGCTTAGTTATTGCACGTCAGCGTCAAACCGTCAAAGAAGGATGGAAGATGAAGGGTAAGGAGTAG